In Lepus europaeus isolate LE1 chromosome 9, mLepTim1.pri, whole genome shotgun sequence, the following are encoded in one genomic region:
- the PSMG2 gene encoding proteasome assembly chaperone 2 isoform X2 produces MFIPCGETFPDLSGFTLLMPAVSVGNVGQLAIDLIISTLDMCKIGYFYTDCLVPIVGNNPYATAKENAAELSTNAEVYSLPSKKLVVLQLRSIFIKYKSKSFCEKLLCWVENSGCARVIVLSSSHSYHRNDKQLSSTPFRYLLTPSIQKTVQNKIKSLNWQEMEKSPCIPEIEDSDLCVRVPGGGITKLLYDESCCKDIQMAVLLKFVSEGDNIPDALGLVEYLNEWLQIIKPH; encoded by the exons CCAGCAGTTTCTGTTGGAAATGTTGGCCAGCTTGCAATAGATCTGATCATTTCTACCCTGGATATGTGTAAGATTGGTTACTTCTATACTGATTGTCTTGTGCCAATTGTTGGAAACAATCCCTACGCAACAGCAAAAGAGAATGCAGCAGAACTCAGTACCAACGCTGAAG TGTATTCATTGCCTTCAAAGAAGCTAGTGGTTCTTCAGTTAAGATCCATTTTTATTAAG TATAAATCGAAGTCATTCTGTGAAAAACTGCTTTGCTGGGTGGAAAATAGCGGCTGTGCCAGAGTCATTGTTCTTTCTAGCAGTCATTCCTATCACCGAAATGACAAACAGCTGTCTAG CACTCCCTTCCGGTATCTACTTACACCTTCCATACAAAAAActgttcaaaataaaataaagagcctTAACtggcaagaaatggaaaaaagccCATGTATTCCTGAAATAGAAGATTCTGATCTTTGTGTCCGTGTTCCAGGAGGAGGCATCACAAAATTACTGTATGATGAAAG CTGTTGTAAAGATATCCAGATGGCAGTTCTGCTGAAATTTGTCTCGGAAGGGGACAATATCCCAGATGCATTGGGTCTTGTTGAATATCTAAATGAATGGCTTCAAATAATCAAACCACAT TAA
- the PSMG2 gene encoding proteasome assembly chaperone 2 isoform X1, translating to MFIPCGETFPDLSGFTLLMPAVSVGNVGQLAIDLIISTLDMCKIGYFYTDCLVPIVGNNPYATAKENAAELSTNAEVYSLPSKKLVVLQLRSIFIKYKSKSFCEKLLCWVENSGCARVIVLSSSHSYHRNDKQLSSTPFRYLLTPSIQKTVQNKIKSLNWQEMEKSPCIPEIEDSDLCVRVPGGGITKLLYDESCCKDIQMAVLLKFVSEGDNIPDALGLVEYLNEWLQIIKPHVQGDDPAASTLPWKIPSSWRLLFGSGLPPALF from the exons CCAGCAGTTTCTGTTGGAAATGTTGGCCAGCTTGCAATAGATCTGATCATTTCTACCCTGGATATGTGTAAGATTGGTTACTTCTATACTGATTGTCTTGTGCCAATTGTTGGAAACAATCCCTACGCAACAGCAAAAGAGAATGCAGCAGAACTCAGTACCAACGCTGAAG TGTATTCATTGCCTTCAAAGAAGCTAGTGGTTCTTCAGTTAAGATCCATTTTTATTAAG TATAAATCGAAGTCATTCTGTGAAAAACTGCTTTGCTGGGTGGAAAATAGCGGCTGTGCCAGAGTCATTGTTCTTTCTAGCAGTCATTCCTATCACCGAAATGACAAACAGCTGTCTAG CACTCCCTTCCGGTATCTACTTACACCTTCCATACAAAAAActgttcaaaataaaataaagagcctTAACtggcaagaaatggaaaaaagccCATGTATTCCTGAAATAGAAGATTCTGATCTTTGTGTCCGTGTTCCAGGAGGAGGCATCACAAAATTACTGTATGATGAAAG CTGTTGTAAAGATATCCAGATGGCAGTTCTGCTGAAATTTGTCTCGGAAGGGGACAATATCCCAGATGCATTGGGTCTTGTTGAATATCTAAATGAATGGCTTCAAATAATCAAACCACAT gtacAGGGTGATGACCCTGCAGCATCCACCTTGCCATGGAAAATCCCGAGTTCTTGGAGATTACTGTTTGGCAGTGGTCTTCCTCCTGCACTCTTTTGA